Proteins encoded in a region of the Schaalia hyovaginalis genome:
- a CDS encoding DNA gyrase/topoisomerase IV subunit B: MYIGSTDRRGLMHCLWEIIDNAVDEALEGHCDTIDVRLHPDHSASVADNGRGIPVDEVPGVGLSGVEVVYTKLHAGGKFGGGSYASSGGLHGVGASVVNALSARLDVQVDRGAKTWEMCFRRGEPGEFDDSKQRTPNSPFTAFTDSSALKTVGKVKKGVTGTRVRFWADFQIFPATEGFSWEDLLARARQTAFLVPGLTINCWDERGEEPLHESFRFDGGVVDFVNWLAGDGPVTDTWHITGSGTFTETVQALDPETGHLAATEIERTCEVDCALRWGIGYETAVKSFVNIIATPKGGTHVSGFEQAVLKVLRAQVDKNSRKLKVGQKDGRPEKDDVQAGLTAVVTVRFPEPQFEGQTKEVLGTPQVRAVVLKIVSEWLDAKFASSKRDDKQQTSLLLEKVVGEMKARVSARIHKEISRKKNALETSSLPAKLADCRLDEVEQTELFIVEGDSALGTAKAARNSQYQALFPIRGKILNVQKASTADMLANAECANIIQVIGAGSGRTFDLEQARYGKVILMTDADVDGAHIRTLLLTLFFRYMRPMVAAGRVYAAVPPLHRIDVNARGRKGRELVYTYSEEELHRTLAALKKQGRTWKEPIQRYKGLGEMDADQLAETTMDRAHRSLRRITLADEESLRHAEETFELLMGSTVGPRKDFIVEGSQGLDRMRIDA, from the coding sequence ATGTACATCGGCTCGACCGACCGGCGCGGCCTCATGCACTGCCTCTGGGAGATCATCGACAACGCGGTCGACGAGGCCCTCGAAGGCCACTGCGACACGATCGACGTGCGCCTCCACCCCGACCACTCGGCCTCCGTGGCCGACAACGGCCGGGGCATCCCCGTCGACGAGGTCCCGGGCGTCGGGCTCTCGGGCGTCGAGGTCGTCTACACGAAGCTCCATGCGGGCGGCAAATTCGGAGGCGGCTCCTACGCCTCCTCCGGCGGCCTGCACGGCGTCGGCGCCTCCGTCGTCAACGCCCTCTCCGCCCGCCTCGACGTTCAAGTCGACCGGGGGGCGAAGACATGGGAGATGTGCTTCAGGCGCGGTGAGCCCGGCGAATTCGACGACTCCAAGCAGCGGACGCCGAACTCGCCCTTCACGGCCTTCACCGATTCCTCCGCCCTGAAGACGGTCGGCAAGGTGAAGAAGGGCGTCACGGGGACGCGCGTGCGCTTCTGGGCGGACTTCCAGATCTTCCCGGCCACGGAGGGCTTCTCCTGGGAGGACCTGCTGGCGCGGGCCCGGCAAACCGCCTTCCTCGTGCCGGGGCTGACGATCAATTGCTGGGACGAGCGGGGGGAGGAGCCGCTCCACGAGTCCTTCCGCTTCGACGGGGGCGTCGTCGACTTCGTCAACTGGCTCGCGGGGGACGGGCCGGTCACCGACACCTGGCACATCACGGGCTCGGGCACTTTCACCGAGACCGTCCAGGCCCTCGATCCCGAAACCGGTCACCTCGCCGCCACGGAGATCGAACGCACCTGCGAGGTCGACTGCGCCCTGCGCTGGGGCATCGGATACGAGACCGCCGTCAAGTCCTTCGTCAACATCATCGCCACCCCCAAGGGCGGCACCCACGTCTCCGGATTCGAGCAGGCGGTCCTCAAGGTCCTGCGCGCGCAGGTGGACAAGAACTCCCGCAAGCTCAAAGTCGGTCAGAAGGACGGTCGCCCCGAGAAGGACGACGTTCAGGCCGGACTGACCGCGGTCGTCACGGTGCGCTTCCCCGAACCCCAGTTCGAGGGCCAGACGAAGGAGGTCCTGGGCACCCCGCAGGTGCGGGCCGTGGTCCTCAAGATCGTCTCCGAATGGCTCGACGCGAAGTTCGCCTCCTCGAAGCGCGATGACAAGCAGCAGACCTCCCTGCTGCTGGAGAAGGTCGTCGGCGAGATGAAGGCGCGCGTCTCGGCGCGCATCCACAAGGAGATCTCGCGCAAGAAGAACGCGCTCGAGACCTCCTCGCTCCCGGCCAAGCTCGCCGACTGCCGTCTCGACGAGGTCGAGCAGACCGAGCTGTTCATCGTCGAGGGCGACTCGGCCCTCGGCACGGCCAAGGCGGCGCGCAACAGCCAGTATCAGGCGCTCTTCCCGATCCGGGGCAAGATCCTCAACGTCCAGAAGGCCTCGACGGCCGACATGCTCGCCAATGCCGAATGCGCGAACATCATCCAGGTGATCGGCGCCGGGTCGGGGCGCACCTTCGACCTCGAACAGGCGCGCTACGGCAAGGTCATCCTCATGACGGATGCCGATGTCGACGGCGCGCACATCCGGACCCTGCTGCTCACCCTGTTCTTCCGCTACATGCGCCCGATGGTCGCAGCCGGCCGGGTCTACGCGGCGGTGCCGCCGTTGCACAGGATCGACGTCAATGCGCGCGGGAGGAAGGGGCGCGAGCTCGTCTACACCTACTCCGAGGAGGAGCTCCACCGCACGCTCGCCGCCCTCAAGAAGCAGGGGAGAACCTGGAAGGAGCCGATTCAGCGTTACAAGGGCCTGGGCGAGATGGACGCCGATCAGCTCGCGGAGACCACGATGGATCGTGCGCACCGCTCCTTGAGGCGGATCACCCTCGCCGATGAGGAATCCCTGCGGCACGCCGAGGAGACCTTCGAGCTCCTCATGGGTTCCACGGTCGGACCGAGGAAGGACTTCATCGTCGAGGGGTCGCAGGGGCTCGACCGCATGCGGATCGATGCCTGA
- a CDS encoding GNAT family N-acetyltransferase: protein MTGIGSAANDPRSTGHSPLRAQVPLPVAHHGIVWTELDSTGLHRLSALIARIEAQDNPPYRTSHAEVVEMLEENRSWRGLAGYATRGIAAGRMVAWAQVVLRNPGGVECMCQGGVDPAFRRIGLGGAVVEWQEAMSRAMLSELDYEGPAQIAMQVEPGQSDLEEQLRLRGFHWARTYYELRADLAKIPPAPDLGRYLTIEPWGQEWEEPARRASNLLSEIEWGRPPLTEEQWLMGRSAFEPDWSFVLVDRRGDRPHVLGFLIASKYVQDWAALGWKEGYIDQMGVLESARSTRGVDALIIASMGAMAEDGMERIGAGLGSANHSGALAVYDNLGFATVGQTRLYAMEV from the coding sequence ATGACCGGAATCGGATCCGCCGCGAACGATCCGCGATCCACGGGTCACTCGCCCCTCCGCGCACAGGTCCCCTTGCCCGTCGCGCACCACGGCATCGTGTGGACCGAGCTCGATTCGACCGGACTCCACCGGCTCTCCGCCCTGATCGCGCGGATCGAGGCCCAGGACAACCCCCCCTACAGGACGAGCCACGCCGAAGTCGTCGAGATGCTCGAGGAGAACCGCTCCTGGAGGGGATTGGCGGGGTACGCGACGCGGGGCATCGCCGCAGGGCGCATGGTCGCCTGGGCGCAGGTCGTCCTGCGCAACCCCGGCGGCGTCGAGTGCATGTGCCAGGGCGGCGTCGATCCCGCGTTCCGTCGGATCGGTCTGGGCGGGGCGGTCGTCGAATGGCAGGAGGCGATGTCGAGGGCGATGCTCTCCGAGCTCGATTACGAGGGCCCCGCGCAGATCGCCATGCAGGTCGAGCCCGGCCAGTCCGATCTCGAGGAGCAGCTGCGGCTCCGCGGTTTCCACTGGGCGAGGACCTACTACGAGCTCCGCGCGGACCTCGCGAAGATCCCGCCGGCCCCCGACCTCGGCCGCTACCTGACGATCGAACCCTGGGGGCAGGAGTGGGAGGAGCCCGCCAGGCGCGCCTCGAACCTGCTCTCGGAGATCGAGTGGGGGCGCCCGCCGCTCACCGAGGAGCAGTGGCTCATGGGGCGCTCGGCCTTCGAACCCGACTGGTCCTTCGTCCTCGTGGATCGGAGGGGCGACCGGCCCCACGTCCTCGGCTTCCTCATCGCTTCCAAGTACGTGCAGGACTGGGCTGCGCTCGGCTGGAAGGAGGGCTACATCGATCAGATGGGTGTCCTCGAATCCGCGCGTTCGACCCGGGGCGTGGACGCGCTCATCATCGCCTCGATGGGCGCGATGGCCGAGGACGGGATGGAGCGGATCGGAGCGGGATTGGGATCCGCCAACCACTCCGGAGCCCTCGCCGTCTACGACAACCTGGGCTTCGCGACCGTCGGGCAGACGCGCCTGTACGCGATGGAGGTCTGA
- a CDS encoding DNA gyrase/topoisomerase IV subunit A, translated as MSKKDDSALLPAQDERISEIDVSEEMRGSFLEYAVSVIYARALPDARDGLKPVQRRILYQMDQMGLRPDKGHVKSQRVVGEVMGKLHPHGDSAIYEALVRLAQPFNLRLPLVDGHGNFGSLDDGPAAARYTEARMAPSALDLVTDLDEDTVDFVPNYDNQFMQPEVLPAAFPQLLVNGASGIAVGMATNIAPHNLSETIAAAIHLIEHPEADTAQLMRFVPGPDLPEGGVIVGLEGIKEAYETGRGAFKTRAKVSIERVTARKMGLVVTELPYMVGPEKVIEKIKENVNSGRLKGISSVQNLTDRIHGLRLVIEVKNGFNPEAVLQQLYARTPLEDSFSINAVALVDGQPRTLGLKEMLQVFVDHRLGVTRRRTAFRLGKAKDRLHLVEGLLIAVLDIDDVIAIIRSSDDAETARERLMTAFDLSEIQANHILELRLRRLTKFSRIELETERDQLSATIGELEAILADPELLRGLVISELREVSKRLGTPRRTLLLSSTGIEAGAEADPAALAAALPSVSRSGRGMDLQIPDDPCVVVLTAQGALARVEGGDPLEPGPRAFADAWIAQLATTARSQIAIVTEDGVAHRLEVVDLPALPRFDTGLSFAAAAPAAPLLRTDSRPVGLLDPNSEAVYAMGTARGVVKRLKPDHLSRDEWEVIALEAGDRLVGFAPSRDESQLVFVSSDAQLLRTGADKVRPQGRTASGMAGMKLSGEAEAIGFWVVDAPAEAVVVTVAAAQGALPGTGQTTAKVTPFELYPIKGRGGQGVRAQRFLKGEDRLDLAWVGARPARAAAADGHPVDLPAEDERRDGSGSPVMVPIGMIG; from the coding sequence ATGTCGAAGAAGGACGATTCCGCACTTCTGCCCGCACAGGACGAGCGCATTTCGGAGATCGACGTCTCCGAGGAGATGCGCGGCTCCTTCCTCGAATACGCGGTTTCCGTGATCTACGCCCGCGCCCTCCCGGACGCCCGGGACGGCCTCAAGCCCGTCCAGCGGCGCATCCTCTACCAGATGGATCAAATGGGCCTGCGGCCCGACAAGGGGCATGTGAAGTCCCAGCGCGTCGTCGGCGAGGTCATGGGCAAACTCCACCCGCACGGCGACTCGGCGATTTACGAGGCCCTCGTCCGCCTCGCCCAGCCCTTCAACCTCCGCCTGCCCCTGGTCGACGGGCACGGCAACTTCGGCTCCCTGGACGACGGGCCCGCCGCCGCGCGCTACACGGAGGCCCGGATGGCGCCCTCGGCCCTCGACCTCGTGACGGATCTCGATGAGGACACGGTCGACTTCGTCCCGAACTACGACAACCAGTTCATGCAGCCGGAAGTCCTTCCCGCGGCCTTCCCCCAGCTCCTCGTCAACGGGGCCTCGGGCATCGCCGTGGGCATGGCGACGAACATCGCCCCCCACAACCTGTCCGAGACGATCGCCGCGGCCATTCACCTCATCGAGCATCCGGAAGCCGACACCGCTCAGCTCATGCGCTTCGTTCCCGGCCCGGATCTTCCCGAGGGCGGCGTGATCGTCGGCCTCGAGGGCATCAAGGAGGCCTACGAAACCGGTCGGGGCGCCTTCAAGACCCGGGCGAAGGTGTCGATCGAACGCGTGACGGCCAGGAAGATGGGCCTGGTCGTCACCGAACTGCCCTACATGGTCGGGCCCGAGAAGGTCATCGAGAAGATCAAGGAGAACGTCAACTCGGGCCGGCTCAAGGGCATCTCCTCGGTTCAGAATCTCACGGACCGGATCCACGGCCTGCGCCTGGTCATCGAGGTGAAGAACGGTTTCAACCCCGAGGCCGTGCTCCAGCAGCTCTACGCGCGCACTCCTCTGGAGGATTCCTTCTCGATCAACGCCGTCGCCCTCGTCGACGGCCAGCCGCGCACGCTCGGCCTCAAGGAGATGCTGCAGGTCTTCGTCGATCATCGGCTCGGGGTAACGCGCAGGCGCACCGCGTTCCGCCTGGGCAAGGCGAAGGACCGCCTCCACCTGGTCGAGGGGCTCCTCATCGCCGTCCTCGACATCGACGACGTCATCGCGATCATCCGCTCCTCCGACGATGCCGAGACGGCCCGCGAACGCCTCATGACGGCCTTCGACCTCTCGGAGATCCAGGCGAACCACATCCTCGAGCTGAGGCTGCGCCGCCTCACGAAGTTCTCCCGCATCGAGCTGGAGACCGAGCGCGACCAGTTGAGCGCCACGATCGGCGAGCTCGAGGCGATCCTGGCCGATCCGGAGCTGCTCAGGGGGCTGGTGATCTCGGAGCTGCGCGAGGTCTCGAAGCGCCTGGGCACGCCGCGCCGCACGCTCCTCTTGTCCTCGACCGGGATCGAGGCGGGCGCCGAGGCCGATCCCGCCGCGCTCGCGGCGGCGCTGCCCTCGGTGTCGCGATCGGGCCGCGGCATGGATCTGCAGATCCCCGACGATCCCTGCGTCGTCGTCCTCACCGCTCAAGGGGCACTGGCCCGCGTCGAGGGCGGGGACCCCCTCGAGCCCGGCCCGAGGGCCTTCGCCGACGCGTGGATCGCCCAATTGGCGACGACGGCGCGCTCCCAGATCGCGATCGTCACCGAGGACGGCGTCGCCCACAGGCTCGAGGTGGTCGATCTGCCCGCCCTGCCGCGCTTCGATACGGGCCTCTCCTTCGCGGCGGCCGCCCCCGCCGCCCCCCTCCTGCGCACCGACTCCCGGCCGGTCGGGCTCCTCGACCCGAATTCGGAGGCGGTCTACGCGATGGGCACCGCCCGCGGAGTCGTCAAGCGCCTGAAGCCCGATCACCTCTCCCGGGACGAATGGGAGGTCATCGCATTGGAGGCCGGCGACCGTCTCGTGGGCTTCGCGCCGTCGCGCGATGAGTCCCAGCTCGTCTTCGTTTCATCGGATGCCCAGCTCCTGCGCACGGGCGCCGACAAGGTCAGGCCCCAGGGCCGCACCGCCTCGGGCATGGCGGGGATGAAGCTCTCGGGGGAGGCCGAGGCGATCGGCTTCTGGGTGGTCGACGCTCCGGCGGAGGCCGTCGTCGTCACAGTCGCCGCCGCTCAGGGGGCCCTGCCGGGAACGGGCCAGACGACCGCGAAAGTCACCCCCTTCGAGCTGTACCCGATCAAGGGGCGCGGCGGGCAGGGGGTCCGCGCGCAGCGCTTCCTCAAGGGCGAGGACCGCCTGGATCTCGCCTGGGTCGGAGCGCGCCCGGCCCGCGCTGCCGCAGCCGATGGGCATCCCGTCGATCTGCCAGCGGAGGATGAGCGCAGGGACGGATCCGGTTCGCCCGTCATGGTGCCGATCGGAATGATCGGCTGA
- a CDS encoding GNAT family N-acetyltransferase: MIASDAPRVYELIRTVEAADDSHHRTSTDEVANMVEGKRGIEWVDALVGIDSEHRICAVATVKVLRSLPEEANAVVNAYIHPHWRGRGLGRALLYWQDGRARQMLVETFGADSEIPVSIHNFVDAHMTDRRRLYIAAGFYAKRTFQIMYRELEGSEKAPSPRGGYTVIPWAQVPLEAVREVHMDAFLDHYRSSLRGMWWQEAVGNLDPRWSFVALSPEGEPVGYCMTGRPVDRWVSTGRTEAYVELLGVAAEHRGHGLSTALLGASVAAASASGISRMGLDVDTASPSNAHSIYEHLGFVDGPAEVFYTIDQ; this comes from the coding sequence ATCATCGCCTCGGACGCGCCGCGGGTCTACGAGCTCATCCGGACCGTCGAAGCCGCCGATGACTCCCACCACCGCACTTCGACTGATGAAGTCGCGAACATGGTCGAGGGCAAGCGGGGAATCGAATGGGTCGACGCCCTCGTCGGCATCGACTCCGAGCACCGGATCTGCGCGGTCGCCACCGTCAAGGTCCTCCGGTCCCTCCCCGAAGAGGCGAACGCCGTCGTCAACGCCTACATCCACCCGCACTGGCGGGGGAGGGGGCTCGGTCGCGCCCTGCTCTACTGGCAGGACGGCCGTGCGCGCCAGATGCTCGTCGAGACCTTCGGCGCGGATTCCGAGATCCCGGTGTCGATCCACAACTTCGTCGACGCGCACATGACCGACAGGCGCCGCCTCTACATCGCGGCGGGCTTCTATGCGAAGCGCACCTTCCAGATCATGTACCGCGAGCTCGAAGGCTCGGAGAAGGCCCCCTCGCCGAGGGGCGGATATACGGTGATCCCCTGGGCGCAGGTGCCGCTCGAGGCGGTCCGCGAGGTCCACATGGACGCCTTCCTCGACCACTACCGATCCTCCCTGCGGGGGATGTGGTGGCAGGAGGCCGTCGGCAATCTCGACCCGCGCTGGTCCTTCGTCGCTCTCTCACCCGAGGGCGAGCCCGTCGGGTACTGCATGACCGGTCGCCCCGTCGACCGGTGGGTGTCCACTGGGCGCACCGAGGCCTACGTCGAACTCCTCGGCGTCGCAGCCGAGCACCGCGGGCACGGCCTTTCGACGGCCCTGCTCGGCGCTTCGGTCGCCGCGGCCTCCGCGAGCGGGATCTCGAGGATGGGCCTCGACGTCGATACGGCCTCGCCCTCGAACGCCCACTCGATTTACGAGCATCTCGGCTTCGTCGACGGTCCCGCCGAGGTCTTCTACACGATCGATCAGTAA
- the ndk gene encoding nucleoside-diphosphate kinase, whose amino-acid sequence MPTPDLLDSNKEHTLVLIKPDGFARGLTGEVLRRIEAKGYVLKGLKIKQASRELLEEHYAEHKGQHFFEGLVEFMSSGPLVAVVVEGDRVIEGMRILMGTTNPTLAAPGTIRGDLGRDWGRSYVENVVHGSDSPTSAEREIALWFPELVFHG is encoded by the coding sequence ATGCCGACCCCCGATCTTCTTGATTCCAACAAGGAGCACACCCTCGTTCTCATCAAACCCGATGGTTTCGCGCGCGGCCTGACCGGCGAGGTCCTGCGGCGCATCGAGGCCAAGGGCTACGTGCTCAAGGGCCTGAAGATCAAGCAGGCCTCCCGTGAACTCCTCGAAGAGCACTACGCGGAGCACAAGGGCCAGCACTTCTTCGAAGGACTCGTCGAATTCATGAGTTCCGGCCCGCTCGTCGCCGTCGTCGTCGAGGGCGATCGCGTCATCGAGGGCATGCGGATCCTCATGGGCACGACGAATCCGACGCTCGCGGCCCCGGGGACGATCCGCGGCGACCTCGGGCGCGACTGGGGGAGGAGCTACGTGGAGAACGTCGTCCACGGCTCGGACTCGCCGACCTCGGCCGAACGCGAGATCGCGCTGTGGTTCCCCGAACTCGTCTTCCACGGCTGA
- the smc gene encoding chromosome segregation protein SMC: MHLKTLALRGFKSFASSTTLRLEPGITCVVGPNGSGKSNVVDALAWVMGEQGAKTLRGSNMSDVVFAGTSARPALGRAQVELTIDNTDGALPIDYTEVTISRTLFRGGGSEYAINGAPARLLDIQELLSDTGMGRQMHVIVGQGRLDSILQATPEERRGFIEEAAGVLKHRRRKERALKKLADMDANLVRVLDLTQEIQRQLGPLARQARTARKASLIQARVRDAKARLLADDLVDARERLALFAQSDAKEGERRQALETRIEELIRRIGELEEGERTLGPALDEANRRWREITALSERLRGTEMTAGERVRNLSRATPEPTGEDPAALEERAEAAGLEDGRLLEEVEEAKTALAGLIRAKDEAEEADRRATAELAQANRVIADRRERIARLTGDLASATTRLEAAQAEAERAEKGAADARKRAEAAEAELAGMPEAPEGEGTGEAGHTHRLAVEARDAARAAVDELLAAEREARADRAHWEARRDALAQATVMDDDTSRLLGREGVAGRVPEFLTVEKGAENAIAALLAPFADAVLVDGLAAALAHARAGEESASGQLRMLISMPGELSAGSPAPEGARWACELVTVEPTMAGTLAPLLEGAVVVPDLPTAERVIGEGGVKAAVTRGGALIRRESLIGSGAATDSLLALKAQMDEAAARAETAHEALAAIDACLKEANLALDAAVRRANEALKALREEDAAQARAAQERARAHSAAQAAASEAARARATAEKSRDHIDWARERVVEARLRLESLEAEAPNEDLDAAKAAAERAAAAARSAREAETAARLNLRALEERSRQAQSRARSLRAQAAKEREERRRFSEAEASRVRALGVARQIENGARLGVEAAARALEEAERERSRAEEERRLTAERTGLERSRLEEARSALADANGRAQRDGIARAQVELRVEEFERRAFEELSLEAEDLIAEFGPHTLVPKFPDDPDLDVEAEAAPYVRSEQAAALEKASKELARLGRVNPLALEEHDALSKRHEFLVSQVKDLRHSKADLLKIIDDVDRLVEEAFASAFADTREQFAHTFDVLFPGGTGDLILTDPDSPLDTGIEIEARPAGKKVKRMSLLSGGERSLAAIAFLVAIFKARPSPFYVMDEVEAALDDVNLSRLLTIFKELREESQLIIVTHQKRTMEIADALYGVTMRDGVTGVVSQRLDR; encoded by the coding sequence GTGCACCTGAAAACCCTGGCATTGCGAGGATTCAAGTCCTTCGCGAGTTCGACGACGCTGCGGCTCGAGCCGGGCATCACCTGCGTCGTCGGTCCGAACGGGTCGGGCAAGTCGAATGTGGTCGATGCCCTCGCCTGGGTGATGGGGGAGCAGGGCGCGAAGACGCTTCGCGGCTCCAACATGTCCGATGTCGTCTTCGCCGGGACGAGCGCCAGGCCCGCCCTCGGCCGCGCGCAGGTCGAGCTCACGATCGACAACACGGACGGCGCCCTGCCGATCGACTACACCGAGGTGACGATCTCCCGCACGCTCTTCCGCGGCGGAGGATCGGAGTACGCGATCAACGGGGCGCCCGCGCGTCTTCTCGATATTCAAGAGCTCCTGTCCGATACGGGCATGGGGCGTCAGATGCACGTCATCGTCGGTCAGGGCCGACTCGATTCGATCCTCCAAGCGACTCCGGAGGAGCGCCGCGGCTTCATCGAAGAGGCGGCGGGGGTCCTCAAGCACAGGCGCCGCAAGGAAAGGGCCCTGAAGAAGCTCGCGGACATGGATGCGAATCTCGTGCGCGTCCTCGACCTCACGCAGGAGATCCAGCGACAGCTCGGGCCGCTCGCCCGCCAGGCCCGCACCGCGCGGAAGGCCTCCCTCATCCAGGCCCGCGTGCGCGACGCCAAGGCGCGTCTGCTGGCCGATGATCTCGTGGACGCGCGCGAACGCCTCGCGCTGTTTGCCCAATCCGACGCGAAGGAGGGCGAGCGCCGTCAAGCCCTGGAAACACGGATCGAGGAGCTGATCCGCAGGATCGGCGAACTCGAGGAGGGCGAGAGGACGCTGGGGCCCGCCCTGGATGAGGCGAACCGGAGGTGGCGGGAGATCACGGCACTGTCGGAGCGCCTGCGCGGAACCGAGATGACCGCGGGCGAACGCGTGCGCAATCTCAGCCGCGCGACTCCCGAACCGACGGGGGAGGACCCCGCCGCCCTCGAGGAGCGGGCCGAGGCCGCGGGCCTCGAGGACGGTCGCCTTCTCGAAGAGGTGGAAGAGGCGAAGACCGCGCTCGCCGGGCTCATCCGCGCGAAGGACGAGGCCGAGGAGGCTGACCGGCGTGCGACGGCCGAACTCGCGCAGGCGAATCGCGTGATCGCCGACCGGCGCGAACGGATCGCGCGGCTCACCGGCGATCTCGCGAGTGCGACGACGCGGCTCGAAGCCGCCCAAGCTGAGGCGGAGAGAGCCGAGAAGGGAGCGGCGGATGCCCGGAAGCGGGCCGAGGCCGCTGAAGCGGAGCTCGCCGGGATGCCCGAGGCCCCCGAAGGCGAAGGAACGGGGGAGGCCGGCCATACGCATCGTCTCGCCGTCGAGGCCCGCGATGCCGCCCGCGCCGCAGTCGATGAACTGCTCGCCGCCGAGCGGGAGGCGCGGGCGGATCGGGCGCATTGGGAGGCGCGCCGTGACGCGCTCGCGCAGGCGACGGTCATGGACGACGACACCTCTCGTCTGCTGGGGCGCGAAGGGGTCGCGGGGCGGGTCCCCGAATTCCTCACGGTCGAGAAGGGCGCGGAGAACGCGATCGCCGCACTGCTCGCCCCCTTCGCCGACGCGGTGCTCGTCGACGGGCTCGCGGCGGCGCTCGCCCACGCGCGGGCGGGGGAGGAAAGCGCATCGGGGCAGCTGCGGATGCTCATCTCGATGCCGGGTGAGCTTTCGGCGGGTTCGCCCGCGCCGGAGGGCGCGCGCTGGGCCTGCGAGCTCGTGACGGTCGAGCCGACGATGGCCGGCACCCTCGCCCCGCTGCTCGAGGGGGCCGTGGTCGTTCCCGATCTGCCCACCGCCGAACGCGTGATCGGCGAAGGCGGCGTGAAAGCGGCCGTGACGCGGGGCGGGGCGCTCATCCGCCGCGAGTCCCTCATCGGATCGGGCGCGGCGACCGATTCGCTGCTGGCGCTCAAGGCCCAAATGGATGAGGCCGCCGCCCGCGCCGAAACGGCCCACGAGGCCCTGGCCGCGATCGACGCTTGCCTGAAGGAGGCGAATCTCGCCCTCGATGCCGCGGTGAGGCGGGCGAATGAGGCCTTGAAGGCGCTTCGAGAGGAGGACGCCGCCCAGGCGAGGGCCGCTCAGGAGCGGGCGCGCGCCCATTCGGCCGCTCAGGCGGCAGCGTCGGAGGCTGCTCGCGCCCGGGCGACTGCGGAGAAGTCGCGCGACCACATCGATTGGGCGAGGGAACGCGTCGTGGAGGCGCGGCTCAGGCTCGAGTCGCTCGAGGCGGAGGCCCCGAACGAGGACCTTGATGCGGCGAAGGCCGCGGCCGAGCGGGCGGCTGCGGCTGCGAGGAGCGCCCGGGAGGCTGAAACCGCCGCTCGGCTCAACCTCAGGGCCCTGGAGGAGCGGTCGCGTCAGGCCCAGTCCCGGGCCCGCAGCCTTCGGGCTCAAGCGGCGAAGGAGCGCGAGGAACGGCGTCGATTCTCAGAGGCGGAGGCATCGCGCGTGCGGGCCCTCGGCGTCGCCCGGCAGATCGAGAACGGCGCCAGGCTCGGCGTGGAGGCGGCCGCCCGGGCACTGGAGGAGGCCGAGCGGGAGCGGAGCCGCGCCGAGGAGGAGAGGCGGCTCACCGCCGAGCGCACGGGCCTTGAACGCTCCCGCCTCGAAGAAGCCCGTTCCGCCCTCGCCGATGCGAATGGGCGCGCCCAGCGCGACGGGATCGCGAGGGCCCAGGTGGAGTTGCGCGTCGAGGAGTTCGAAAGGCGCGCCTTCGAGGAGCTCTCCCTCGAAGCGGAGGACCTCATCGCCGAATTCGGCCCGCACACGCTCGTTCCGAAGTTCCCCGACGACCCGGATCTCGATGTCGAGGCCGAAGCCGCTCCCTATGTGCGCTCCGAGCAGGCTGCGGCTCTGGAGAAGGCGTCGAAGGAGCTCGCGCGCCTGGGCCGCGTCAACCCCCTGGCCCTGGAGGAGCATGATGCGCTGTCGAAGCGCCACGAGTTCCTCGTGTCCCAGGTGAAGGACCTGCGGCATTCCAAGGCGGATCTGCTCAAGATCATCGACGATGTCGATCGCCTGGTCGAGGAGGCCTTCGCCTCCGCCTTCGCCGATACGCGCGAGCAGTTCGCGCACACCTTCGACGTGCTCTTCCCGGGCGGGACGGGCGATTTGATCCTCACGGATCCGGATTCGCCCCTGGACACAGGGATCGAGATCGAGGCGCGCCCCGCGGGCAAGAAGGTCAAGCGCATGTCGCTCCTGTCGGGCGGTGAGCGCTCGCTGGCGGCGATCGCGTTCCTCGTGGCGATCTTCAAGGCGCGCCCTTCGCCCTTCTACGTCATGGACGAGGTCGAGGCCGCTCTGGACGACGTCAACCTGTCGCGCCTCCTCACGATCTTCAAGGAGCTCCGTGAGGAGTCGCAGCTCATCATCGTCACGCATCAGAAGCGGACCATGGAGATCGCCGACGCCCTCTACGGCGTGACGATGCGCGACGGCGTGACCGGGGTGGTGTCTCAGCGCCTGGATCGCTGA
- a CDS encoding DUF7455 domain-containing protein, with protein MTATTLERTVSAEPVLTAADRCDQCGARARVRVTLKSGGRLFFCAHHAAKHLTAIHSKAAEILDERHFLLED; from the coding sequence ATGACAGCAACGACTCTTGAACGCACCGTCTCGGCCGAACCGGTACTGACGGCGGCGGATCGCTGCGACCAGTGCGGTGCGCGCGCCCGCGTGCGCGTCACCTTGAAATCGGGCGGGCGCCTCTTCTTCTGCGCCCACCACGCGGCCAAGCACCTGACTGCGATTCATTCGAAGGCCGCCGAGATCCTCGACGAGCGTCATTTCCTCCTGGAGGACTGA